The nucleotide sequence CACTGCAAACATGCACAGGGAGTGCATACGAAGATCATCACATTCGTGCAAGAGAAGCAAAATCTATTCCACCTCCCACAACACAACTTCATGACCATACAATAAACAAGTTATTGTTTTTTTGCATTGCAAAAAAAATTACAAAATCGTAATCAAGAAAAATATTATTCACAAACTTGTTTCACACAACGCCCTGCTCACCGCAAAAAGAAAACAAATTCCATCTGCAAACCATCGGACTCATCCCTGACCGGATCTGCGTTCCATTGCAGAGGAGAAAGATTCCCTTATTTTCACAATTCCCCCTTGACGCTTTTGCTGGAAGGTATAACAGTAGGATCAGTTCATAAAAAGGATCGAGCAAGACAAAAAAGCCCCTCCTGAAATCTTCCATAATATCTAACAGCATGGAGTTGTTGAGAACAATGAAACAGAAGCATGTTATTCAACGATTAAGTATGATGGCGATTTTCGCGCTCTGTTTTTTTCTGCTGACAATGCCAGCAGGAGCAGCGAATCAGGAAAACGATATTGCGATGCTGGATCGCTCTGCCAAGGCGTTCAGCTCTGTTGTTCGAAAAGCCGGGCCAGCGGTCGTCTATATCGGGGTGGAGAAAACAAACAAAACCTTTAACGGACATGGCCAACTGGACATGTTCAACGATCCCTTTTTCGAACATTTTTTCGGAAAAAAATTTGATCGCTTTCGTCAGGAACCAAGCCCGTTTAAGCAGCACGGAGCGGGTTCCGGTTTTATTATCTCCAAAGACGGCCTGATCATGACAAATAATCATGTGGTCGATGATGCCGATACCATCAGAGTCAGACTTGCTGACAAGCGGGAATTCACAGCCTCAGTAGTAGGGACCGATCCCCAGTCCGATGTCGCCCTGATTAAAATCGACGGAAAAAATTTACCCACCCTGCCCTTAGGAGATTCCAATAAACTGGAAGTCGGCGAATGGGTCATAGCCATCGGCAGCCCCTTTGAGCTCAGCCAAACGGTCACCGTTGGCGTGGTTTCTGCCAAGGGCCGTTCCCGAATGGGAATTAACGACTATGAAAATTTCATCCAGACAGATGCCGCTATCAATCCGGGCAACTCAGGTGGCCCGCTGCTCAATATTCATGGCAAGGTGGTGGGGATAAATACGGCTATTTTCTCCCGCAGTGGGGGCTATATGGGAATCGGCTTTGCCATCCCTATCAATATGGCCACGTCTGTTGAAGAACAGCTGCGCAGCAACGGCAAGGTGACGCGCGGATGGTTGGGGCTGGCCATTCAGGAAATGAACGAAGACCTTGCCCGGTCCTTTGGCGTAAACAAGGCAGAAGGAATTCTGGTTGCCGAGGTAACCAAGGGCTCACCGGCAGAAAAAGCAGGCATCCAGCAGGGCGATATCCTCCTCTCCCTGAATAACGACAAGGTCATTGACGTTACCGCCCTGCGCAATCGCATCGCCATGACCCCTCCGGGCAGCAAGGTAAGCCTGCAGATTTTCCGGGAGGGAAGAAAAAAAGAGATACCTGTTATTATCGCTGAGCAACCAGCCAATTTCAGCCGGGTCACCAGGATGCGCTCAAGAAAAAACAACAGTTCGCTTCTCGACAATATGGGCCTGACCCTGCAGGAACTGACGCCAGAGCTTGCCAAACAATTCGGTTATGCTGAAGAACAAGGCATTCTTATCACTCAAGTTGCTCCAGATACCCCTGCGGACAGTGTCGGCATGCAGGCGGGACAACTTATTGAGGAGGTGAACAGAGTACGGGTACATAACATGGCTGAGTTGAAAAAAGCGGTCAAAAAAGGAAAGGATCCCAACCAGCTTCTCCTGCGTATTCGAGCCGGAGAGTACAGCAAGTACATGGTCTTGCGGGTCGATAAGTAGCCAACCATTGCACCAAACTATTACACGCGCTCTTGGGCTGCTGGCCCAAGAGCGTTCCTCTTTCTCATTGCCATTTTTTATGTCTACGACTTCCTCTCTTGATCCCCCCATCAATTCCTTGGCAGAGCTTAGCGCTGCTGTCTGTCAATTTGCCGAACAACGCGATTGGGACCAATTTCATAACCCGAAGAATCTCTCTATGGCCCTTATTGTTGAAGCGGCTGAACTGGTGGAACATTTCCAATGGCTGACCCGCCAGGAAAGCAGCCATCTCAACGGAGAACAACAAGATGCAGTGGCCATGGAAATGGCCGATGTACTCATCTATCTCGTGCGGATGGCAGAACGGCTGGATATTAACCTGTTAGATGCTGCCCGGAAAAAGCTGGTGCTCAATGGCAAAAAATATCCGGTTGAGCAGGCCAAAGGGAGGGCGGATAAATACACCCATTATCAAACTCAAACCGGGAAGAATCGTTGACCGCAGTATGCGGACAGGCAGCCTCCTTTTTTCTCCCCCACGAAAAAATCGCCTCCATAGAACCGCTGGGCGGGGGGATTGTCAACGATACCTGGCGCCTCACGCTTTCATCTGGGCAAAAATATATCCTTCAGCGGCTCAACCCATCAGTCTTCTCTGACCCTATTGCGGTTCAAGATAACCTGCGCAAGGTTACCAAGCATATCCACAGCCAGCTTCCAGCAGTACCTCAGTTACATGGTCGTGACTTTACCCTGTTCCGCCCTGTTACCAATGAGGCGGGAGCAATAAGCTACCAGGACAACAAGGGCGCTTATTGGCGCCTGCTTACCCATATTGATCATGCCCGCCCCCTGGATTCGATCTCCACGTCCAGCCAGGCCGAGGAGATCGGAGCCACCCTTGGCCTGTTTCACCAGCTCCTTGCCACCCTGCCCCTGGATTCTCTCACAGACCCGTTACCCGGTTTTCACAACACGCCGCTCTATCTTGCCCAATATGATCGGGTGCGCTTTGCTCCTCAAAATCCTGAGGTCGAGGATTGTCGACGTTTTATTGAGCAGCACCGGCAAGACGCCTTTCTTCTGGAGAATGCCCGCAAACATGGGAGCATAGGCCAACAGGTCATTCATGCTGACCCTAAAGTGGCCAATTTCCTCTTCTCCGCAGATAAAAAAAAGGCCATCAGCCTCATTGACCTGGATACAGTGAAACCCGGCCTCCTGCTCCACGATATCGGCGACTGCCTCCGCTCTTGCTGCAATCCCCTTGGGGAAGAGGTGGTGCACCCGGAGGAAATTCTCTTTCGGACCGATTTTTTTAGCGCTGCCGTGAACGGGTACCTGGAGACCGCTGCCGACCTGCTCAACTCTGGGGACAAGCGCCTCCTGATCGACAGTGTTTGGCTGATCAGCTTTGAGCTCGGCCTTCGTTTTTATAGCGATTATCTCGTCAATAACTGTTACTTTAAGATTGATTATCCAGAACAGAATCTCTTCCGGGCCCGAGTGCAGTTTGCCCTCGCGCGATCTATCAAACAGCAACATGACAGGCTATACGCATTGATCCAGCAGACCTCCCTGTAACTGAAAAGACGCAACATTCTTTATGAGTTAAACGGGCGCATCAAACCTGTTCGTCCACTGCGCATGAAAGACAAAAAGACGTACAAAAGGAAAAAGATGAAGAAAGGAATACAACAACATAATGGACTAAAAACTGGCATATCAATCTTCTCTCTTCTTGTCGTGCTGTTAGCTGGTGGCCTCCTGGTGCTCTTGGGTATATTCGGCACAAATCCAAACACCCCAGCTGGACACGAAGGATATGTTTATGAGAAGCCGAGAATATTCGGCAAAGGCGGCTTTCGTGGAGAACTCAAAGGGCCCTCAAATTACGGTATCTCGTTATGGAGGAACGAGGTCATGAATGTTGATTTCCGACCCAAGACCTATCCGGAAAATTTCAAGATCCTGGCCAAGGACGAGCTGAACATATCCTTCCGTTTTCAATCGATCATTAAAGTGAAGCCGGGAACCATCAGGACGGTTGTGGAGGATTACGCAGGCGATGCCTTTTATGAGCGCTATATCAAGGAGCCACTCAGGGCAATGGTACGCAAGCATGTTCAATATCTCAAAAGTCGTGAGATCAAGGAAAAACGAAAAGAGATAGCTGCGGCCGTGTCCACCGATCTTCAGGAACATCTCAAAGGAACACCCTTTATCCTGGTCTCCAGCGTTGTCGGTAATATCGATTACCCCCCTGTCGTTACCCAGGCCGTTGAAAAAAAACTGGCTGCCCAACAGCTGCTTGATGAAAAAGAGACCCAGCGGGAAATCGCCAAAAAGGATGCTGAAATCCGCATCGAAGAGGCCAAGGGTATTGCCGAAGCGCAGAAGATTATCAATACGACCCTGACCCAGAACTATCTGCAACACGAAGCCATTCAGGCGCAACTCAAGATGGCCTCTTCACCGAACCATACCACGGTATATATTCCGGCCGGGGCCAACGGGATACCGTTAATTGGCACGGTCAATAAATGATGTCTTCTCCACAAAGAGATAGCCCTGCCCTCTGACATGAGCATCACAAGGCAACTAAATTTTACCTACACCACAAACCAGAACGACCCAAAAGTATCATGAAAATAGCAGATGGAAAAACCGTTACCATTGACTACACCCTGAGCCTGAAAAACGGCGATATCATAGAAACCACCAAGGACGACGAACCTGTCACCTATGTCCAAGGCTCTGGTGAGGTTATTGAGGGACTGGAACAGGCAGTTGCAGGTCTGGAGAACGGCACGAAAAAAGATATTATTCTGCCGGTCGCCCATGCCTTTGGTGCGCACGATCCCGAGGCCCTGCTTGCAATCCCGAAAACAGATCTCCCGCCGGAATCGCTTGTTCCAGAAACCATCCTTCACGCCAACGGCCCTAAGGGACAGACCATTAACGGAAAGGTGGTAGAGGTAAAGGAGGACACGGTTATCGTGGACTTCAATCATCCCCTGGCAGGACAAGAGCTCTATTGCGCCGTCCATATTATTGATGTTCAGTAACTCCCATCCCGCCCCAGCGGACCAGGACAACAAAACATGAAAGGTGAAACCCTGGTCTGCTTTGCCCACCACTTTCAGAGAAAAGCTAAAAAAAGAGATCAGCAGGAGAAGAGAGCATGACTGAACAGCTAATAAAGAAAAAAGGGGTCTCCTTACAACAGGTCTTGTTGATTGTTGCAGGGGCAATGGTCGTAACCGTCCTGCTCACCTTCTTTGCAATCAAGACCTGGCTTTTCCCTGCACCGTTTACACCAGTGGAGCTGAATCAACAGGAAGAACAACGCTTGGAGCAAAAGCTCAGCCGCTTTGATGTCGTTGCAGCCCCTGCCGCAGCAACAACTGCACGTACACGCTCCTTTACTCCTCAGCCCGGGGATTATGATGAGCAGGGGGCCTTAAAGCCGGAACGCTATTCTGAAGAGGGGGCAAACCGAGAGATCACCTTCACAGAACGCGAGCTGAACGGGCTCTTGGCCAATAATACGGATCTGGCCCAAAAGATGGCAATAGATCTGGATACCGATGTGGTGAGCCTGCGTCTTTTGATCCCGATTGACCCTGATTTCCCGATAATGGGCGGTAAGATCCTCCGGGTTCGAGCCGGGGCAGAACTCGCCTATCGCGAGAATAAACCCGTCGTGATCCTCAAAGGGGTTTCAGTGATGGGGGTTCCGATCCCCAATGCCTGGCTGGGCGGGCTGAAGAATATTGATCTTATGCAGGAGTTTGGTGGTGAACCAGGCTTCTGGCAGAGCTTAGGAGAAGGGGTGGAAAGCATTCAGGTCCAGAAAGGTGAACTCTACGTCAAACTGAAGGAGTGAGAGAAAAGAGGGCTGTCGACTATCTGCTTGAATCCAAAAGCTGCCGGTTTGCCGTTACCAGGCGTTCGGCAATGACTCGCAGCATCAGATTCTGGATAGATTCAGCCAAGAGAGGTTCTTCTCGTTGAATGGCCTGCATAGAACTTTTTGTGAGTCGGTACACAACAGTATTCTTGTCAGCAACAATCGTTGCTGTCCGGGGAATATTGAGGCAATACCCCACTTCACCGACCATCGTGCCGATACAGATTGTTTGCAGACGAACCGGATGCTGGTTACCGGTCTGAAGATAGATTGAAATCTGCCCTGATTCAACGAAATACAGCGAATCTGAGGCCTCTCCCTGCCGTACCAGGAGTTCTTTTGCATTGAGGGTGGACTTTTGCAGATAGGATTTCAACAGGCGTATCTGTTCCCTTTGAAAACCTTTTGCAAGCAGTTGCAAGGGTAAGGCAAGACTTTCCTGCGCCCCCCCGCTGTGGGGTTCCAGCAAGGCATCTTCACACCAAGACAGGGCCCTGTCCAGGTCCGAAGCAAATCTCAGGGACTTTTCGTTCGGTCGAATCCCATTATACACCATCTGTTGCTTTAACTGGGGCGATAACGAGCTCAGTATAACTGTAAAACCGAATGAATCAGCGAGATACAGAATACGGGTGAAACAGAAGGCAGCCGAAGAATCCACCCCTGTCACCCGCCGAAAATCGATAATCAGGTACTGTAGAGGGAGCGTTGCTCGGAGCCGGGATTGCAGTTCACTGAGAATAGCATTGGCGGTGCCAAAAAAAATAAATCCATGCAGTTCAAGAACGTGGGTGTGCCACCCCAGCCTGACCAATTGCTTACGCTCGCGTGACGAACGCAAGACATTGCTGGTGAGCTCTGCGCCAGAGAGTTTACGGTAAAAGATATCTGTCCGGCTATAGCTGATCACAAAGGTAAACATCATAACGACAAAGCCCAGGACGATGCCGGTCATAAAGTTTGTCACCATGATCGTCAAGCCGATAATGGTAATCATCCCATAATCAACCAGTGGAAGCGCACTCCATTTCTTTATCAGCCAATTATAGAGGAAGGTGATCCCCTGAAAGACGAGCAGGCCACCTAACACCGCTTTGGGAACGAAAAAGAGCAGAGGCCGTCCAAAGAAGAGGATCACCAGGGGCATTATCCCGGCAATAAGACCTAAGGTCCGTGTTCGGGCCACGGTCATGTCTCGCCCCAATGAGGTGGTCCCTAACGAATGAAAGCCTATCATACCACCAGCCAATGCCGACAGAATATTGGTTTTACCTGCGGCCTCAAGTTCATGGTTCAGGTCCATATCTTTCCGCTCGCTCATCTCGATCCCACTGAGGTTCAACAAAAGGCTGATTGGAGTAATAATGAGAACCGCGCCGATATTGTCCAGCTGCCCTTGGAGTATATCCCAGCGGGCAGAGAAGAAATGTTTTGGATTAATAAAAGGCCAGCCAGATGCTAAATCCATATCTCCGAGCAGCAGCCCGGCATCAGCCGCATTTTGGATATTGCTGTCACTAGCAATCAACAAGAGATAAAAGAGTATTGCCTCGGCAAGGAGCAGGCCTGGCAAGGCTAAACTATGTTGGATGCGCCGGGTACCGATAAAGAGGAGAAGGCCAAACAGGACACCGGGGAGCCAGAGTTCCATCTCGCTGCCAGTGAATAATCTCACCAAATTTTTTGCGCTGAGATTATAGTCCACCATGGTTCCTATGCCACCAAGGAGCAGCATAATGCCGGTACCGGCCATAAAACCACCAATGACAGGATAGGGGAGATAGCGCACCAGGATGCCCAATTTAAACTTTCCCAACAGGATCAGAATCACCCCATTAAGGAGCGTTGTCAGGGCGATGAGAACAAAAATCGTAGACATAGCCGCATCTGGCGTGGTCAGGGTGGCTGTGATGGCAGAGATCGATGTTGCCATAACAACCAGAGGACTATCCTGCAGGCCAGCTATCACCCCTCTGTTCCCCGAAAAAAAACTCACACTGAGGGCAGTGACCGATACCGTAACCAAGGCCATAACGATCCCTCTCGGGAGCTCTGCGGCCAGCGGACCAACAAAAATAAGGCTGGTGAGTGAGACAGAAAAAATACTCAGGAGGGTGCCGAGAAGTACGCCTGCCGTGATTGTTGATAACCAAGCCGGGGACTGCGTTCGAATACCGACTCTTTCGGTTTTTGTTTCTTTTAATGGTACCGATGGCATAGTATTTTAATAGATCCTGCTGCAACTGTTAGTGAGTCTCTGCGGCAGGACATTCAGGACAGCTGCGGTGAATGTTGCGGCGCTCTCTGGGGGGAGGGTCAGGAAAAAAATTTGCTCGTTCTTTGCTGGCAATGCCTGCCTAACAAAAAAATCCTATAGAGAGCCTTTTCAGTTTGATGTAGTAGAAATTTTTTTGCGCAAAAGATTTTTTACTGAAGTCGTGTCGTCAGGACTCTCCTGCCGGGCCTTTTTCAGATCTTGAATAGCGTCGGAGACACATTTGTATTGTTCCCAGCCCGCGAGCTTGGCGTCCAGATCAACATGCTCCCATTTCGCATGTCCGTTTTTCTTCAACCACCCTTCATTTTTATAGATAATCCGTGCAACCTCTCCGACATCTTTACAATTCTGGTGATTTTCGTCATAATTATAGCTCATGAGAACAGCCTTTACCGCAAAGGTATTGATGGGCTCTTTTTGCCAGTTATATGTTCCGGCAGGAATGATGGACGGCACATAATGCTCAGCGATACGTTGGTTTGTTATGGAGAGAAGGTGAAGATTTTCGGTGTAGATACCTGAAAAAAGACTTACAGGGTATCCAGAAATATAAATCATCGCGTCAATAACCTCTGAGCGAAGCAGCATGAGGGCTTTCTTAGGATCCCCATACTTTGTTTCACGTGGAGTAACGCCTGCGACTTCAAAAAGAAGAGAAGCGGTCAGCGCTGTACCACTCCCTTCGGAGCCGATGGCAACGATTTTTCCTTCCAAGTCAGCAAAGGACTTGATAGAACGAGAGGCCAAGATATGGACCTCTTCATTGTACAGCGGAAAAATCATTTTGATCTGCTTGGCTATCTTATTCAGCTCACTATCACCGGAAGAGTGAATAGAGGCCAAAACATCAGACTGAACAATACCCATCTGAAGATCTTTGCGTTCATAAACATCCGCAATATTATCTAAGGAGCCATTGGAAGGGTAAACATTCAGATAGATGCCCTCCTGCTTAACCAACCTGGAGATATCGTATCCGATTTGGATATACGTTCCCTTTGTCCCCCCAGTGACAATACCCATCTCAGTTGCTGCGAATGTCGGAGAGACCAGAGAAACAACATAGACAAAAAAGGCGACAGGAGCTAAGAACGTATATGATCGTAATGAGTTCATGTGTTTTTGCACCATTAAAATAGTTTTTTCGTCAGATACGAGGTACTGACGTGCAATCTGGAATTACCTGCTGGAAGAACATAGGACGCCAACTTGGCAAGAATACGTGATGCTACCCGTTATAGCTAGTTTAACCAACTGTCGTTATAAGTCAATAAAATAACGTGCCATGTCAAAAAAAAGAACGCATAAAATCGCCTCTCTCTTACAGGAAAGCATTACCTTTATGTGGTACATATTTTTTATACATTACAAAGCAGGATATGTCTATTTTTCTTTCTCTCTAATCGTTCGTTAGCAATGAGCCGCAGTGTGCACCACAACGGCCTCAGTCTTCTAATAATTGGTAAATTATCGGCATCTGTTCACGAATCCTTTGCAATGTCAGGGCATCAATTGTTCCGCCAGTCATGGGAATGCGCCTGACATATTCCTGCAACCTTCCGGGAACTCTCCCGTACTTGTACGAATAAGGGAATTTCCCCGTATTATCGATGACGTTATTCCTGTTGTCAGGGTTAGGCACACTGATATATAGTTCACTTTCCGAAAGTTTGTTACCTGTTGCAAACAACTGTTTTTCCCTTATGTACTTATACAGCTCAACAGCTGTATTTTGCGCAGGATCAATCAGCGTTATATCTTCCTCCATATAGGGTTTATACCTGTATTCCCCATCCGCTGATCGATATTGATACAGTTCATCAAGAATCTGATGGATCTCCTGTTCCAGGTAAGGATAATGGGTGCATCCTAAAATCAGTACCTTCAATTTATTCTGCGTGTTGGAAGCGGAAGCTCTCACTTTCTCCAGCAGAGAAACAAGATGAAATCGCATATAATTAACAGGATCATTGATCTGCATTGCAGAGCAGTCTGACGCATCATTGCTGCCACAGAGCATCTTCGAGTCGGAGAAATCAAAGTGATACATGTCCAGCAGCGACGTTCTGATCCCATCTTCTGCTTCCGCAGCAGGCCCCTTGTAGTTTTGGTTCCAACCGACAGCGTGAGCATCATAGTAATCTTTATCTCCATCGATAGCTTCGGCGATGCCCGTTCCTCCCTGCGCAACAACTTCTATCTCGGCGTCTACCTGTTCCTCCTTGGCTATTTCCCTGAGAGCCTTTTCATATCCGCCTGAGCTCACAGTCCCTGCTGTTGCCAGTAAGCCTATTATTCCCCCATCAGCATTTGTAAAATGCTCCAGGGCTGCCCTTGCTCCTGCATCAATGACACCGATGACCTTGATGTTCAATCCTGTCTTGTCCATCAATAACTTAATCTTTTCCGTACCGTATGCCGTGGCGGTATTGCAGGCTATAACGATTGATTTTACAGGCAGTTTATCAGCTTTATAGGTGGTGGACTGTGCATCGGGGTAGTACCTGTTTGAGAGCAGGAACTGCACATCTTTGATAATATGTTCTTCCAGCAGAACATCCTTGCTCTCTTTATGGTAATTCCCATAGGGCATATTGGCGAGATCGCCGAGATATATAAATTTTTCCCCTTCAAAGTCGTTTGCATGATCGCCCCCGACAGTGTGGTGGATATTGTCAAACTCATCAAGATTGATAATGGAGTTAAAGACAGTCAACCCCCCTGTCCCGGAGTCGAAGATACCTATAGGTAATTTTTCTCTCTTTTTCGGATAATGTTCAACATCTATATAGAAGTAGTTATCCTTTTGGGCCAGCATGATCTGAATAATATCTTCAATGGGTTTATTCCCTGTTCGGACATGAACAGGAACGCATCCAAGAAAGGCTGACAAAAAAAGAAGGAGCAATATTTTGTAGAGCATAGCAACGGTGTCAGAAGTTTTATTTGACGTGGTTCTGTAACCAACAGCTTCAGGGACAGACCACAGGTGACAAAAATCAACACATGCGGGAGTTTTTTCCGCCCGCAGCCAGATGACAAGTTTTGCTTTCCTTGTTTTCCAGCCTCAGCACTCTCTCTTGCTTTGATATAGTAAACCTGACAGCATCAGTCCAGATTATTTTGAGAAAATTTCCTTCCTTCCTCCCTTCAAAGATCTCCCTGAAGCCCTTTCAGCACCACATCGACCTCTTTTTTAAACTGAGCCTGCTGCGAAGCTGTCAGACCATTCTTGCCGAATCGCTCCTGATAGTACAGGTGTAGGCAGAACTGGAGGCTATCAAAGGGCATCTCCAGAGAGGCTGCTGTCTGCATACGGCGAATCCAGCTGAGTGGGGGCTCCCATGGGTTTCGTTCAAAGCCCAGCTCGTGGAGGCGCTGCTCAATTCGGTCAAACGGGGAATTATGATGCTGCCCCTGTTCCGTTTGTTTACTGGTATCCATTCGCACTCGTCGAATCCTCTTCCCTGCCTGGAGTCTTCTGGCAAGGATGATCACCAGCGGAACAAGAAGGAGCCACCACCATTTTTTTACTATGCCCTCCTCTGTGCCCCAGCGCCATTGAGCAAATTTAAAGAGCATCAATGACCAGAGATCTTGAAAAAAAAGCAGGCTGGATGAAGCTGCTGCATCTTCTTCCTCGACCCAGGAAGAAGAAGTGGTATCCAGATTATGCCATAGACCATCCTGGTATACCAGGGTCCAGGCATGGGCATGGCGACTCCGAATAACAATCTGATCGCCCAACCTGCTCGGTTCATGGGCGGACCAGCCCGTTGCATAGCGAGCCGGAATGCCGCAGGCCCGGAGAATAAGGACCGTCGCTGTAGCAAAGTATTCGCAATAACCGCTACGGGAGGAGAGCAAAAAGGATGCTAAAGAGGTTCTCCCCTGTTCAGCAGCACGCAGTTTTAGAGAATACCTGAACTGGTTCTGGAAAAAATCAGCAAGCACTTGAATAACGTCTTCGGGCGTTTTTGCTTGAAGATCCAGCTCATCAATAACTTGCTGGATCGCTGGTAACTCTTCCTGAGGAACGATGAGGTCTTTTTCTGTTGGGGCCAAGTCCTTGGACGCAGCCTCATTATACTGCACCTGATAGCCGATCAGGCCGGGACCGTCTTCAACTTGAACGGCCCCCAGAGGCGTCTGTTTCAAGAGTAATACAGGAAGATTGGCTAATTGATAGGTCCCCAGAGGTAAGGTAAGCATCCCTTTCTCATGCTCCAATGGACTCCACACCGTCAATGAGCTACCGCTTCCCGGATCATCGTGCAGGTTCCAGGTCGTTTGGTCTTGCTCAGAGGTGACATTGGCGAACTGCGCAGGTGAGGCGTGCCAGCTTGTACCGCGATACAGGTTATAGCTTGATTCCCGCAACAGGACGGGACGAAACGGATTATCACCAGGTGTCACCCGGAACATGATCTGATTAGAGAGCTTGAGTTCCCCGAGATCACCTATTGCTGTGGTTCGTTTAAAGGGATCGCTGTTTCTGGCCAGCCACCAATGACTGACCATCCGCATGGCCATCCTTTGGAGATGGTAGACCCCGAAATGACCAGCATAGCCTGCTCCTGCTATAAGGGCAAAAAGGAAGATCCACAAAAACGGGGAAAAACGCCTGGAGCGCTGCGGCCAAAGGGCCCAGGCGGTAAAGAGGAGTAAGCCGATAAAAAAGCTCCCGTCTTTCATATTACCTGTCCCGGCTGCCAGCAGGCATAGGGCGGCATAGGGAGGGGCTATATCTATGGTTCTCGGCTGGTTATCTACTGCCACCACTCTGTTACGGGCAAACAGCAGCAGGGACCTCAGGTCGATCTTACTGGCAATGCTGTACTGCTGGGCAGCAAGGAGAGGGAAGCAGATGGCGGGCAACCATTTAAGGAGCTTCAACGCCGCCTTGAGGAAATCGGTTGTAAAAAGAAAAAGGGCCAAGCCAGCCAACAGGATGGTGCAGATGTCCGTGATCCGATTGAAATCAGCTAGAGAAAGCGCCCATTTGCTTTTGATGTATCTCGAGCCTTCAAGAAACAGAGCCATAGGAAGCGCTAAGGAGAGAAGGCCGGTCTGCCAGCCCCAGAAGAGGAGGATTACACCAGCAAAGAAGGGTGGAAGCGACATAAGGCTATTGGTTTTCTTCAGATGATCCTGCATCACTCTTTTGTTGTTTGATCTCGTTAAGATTACTTCGGATCAACTCAAATCATGGGTTTGCAGCCTGTTTCAAGGAGAGCTAGAGCCAGCCTTTGCTTCCCTGCAAAGAGGGTATGATTGATCCAGAGCAGATACTGAGAAGAGAGGCTCGAACGTAGATTCGAGATAAAGTCGAACCTCGCTACAAGACAGAACAAGCTCACAAGCCCGTCACCCCTTCTTCCATCTTATCCGCAGCCAACACATGAAAATTCTCCGGCTCATCTTGCATCGGACCCGCACCTCCCACCGCCTCCACCTGCTCCGTGACCACAATAACCTTCAGCGGTACGCCCACCCCTCGCAGCATCCTGACCATCTCCT is from Candidatus Electrothrix sp. GW3-4 and encodes:
- a CDS encoding transglutaminase-like domain-containing protein gives rise to the protein MQDHLKKTNSLMSLPPFFAGVILLFWGWQTGLLSLALPMALFLEGSRYIKSKWALSLADFNRITDICTILLAGLALFLFTTDFLKAALKLLKWLPAICFPLLAAQQYSIASKIDLRSLLLFARNRVVAVDNQPRTIDIAPPYAALCLLAAGTGNMKDGSFFIGLLLFTAWALWPQRSRRFSPFLWIFLFALIAGAGYAGHFGVYHLQRMAMRMVSHWWLARNSDPFKRTTAIGDLGELKLSNQIMFRVTPGDNPFRPVLLRESSYNLYRGTSWHASPAQFANVTSEQDQTTWNLHDDPGSGSSLTVWSPLEHEKGMLTLPLGTYQLANLPVLLLKQTPLGAVQVEDGPGLIGYQVQYNEAASKDLAPTEKDLIVPQEELPAIQQVIDELDLQAKTPEDVIQVLADFFQNQFRYSLKLRAAEQGRTSLASFLLSSRSGYCEYFATATVLILRACGIPARYATGWSAHEPSRLGDQIVIRSRHAHAWTLVYQDGLWHNLDTTSSSWVEEEDAAASSSLLFFQDLWSLMLFKFAQWRWGTEEGIVKKWWWLLLVPLVIILARRLQAGKRIRRVRMDTSKQTEQGQHHNSPFDRIEQRLHELGFERNPWEPPLSWIRRMQTAASLEMPFDSLQFCLHLYYQERFGKNGLTASQQAQFKKEVDVVLKGLQGDL
- a CDS encoding SulP family inorganic anion transporter, with protein sequence MPSVPLKETKTERVGIRTQSPAWLSTITAGVLLGTLLSIFSVSLTSLIFVGPLAAELPRGIVMALVTVSVTALSVSFFSGNRGVIAGLQDSPLVVMATSISAITATLTTPDAAMSTIFVLIALTTLLNGVILILLGKFKLGILVRYLPYPVIGGFMAGTGIMLLLGGIGTMVDYNLSAKNLVRLFTGSEMELWLPGVLFGLLLFIGTRRIQHSLALPGLLLAEAILFYLLLIASDSNIQNAADAGLLLGDMDLASGWPFINPKHFFSARWDILQGQLDNIGAVLIITPISLLLNLSGIEMSERKDMDLNHELEAAGKTNILSALAGGMIGFHSLGTTSLGRDMTVARTRTLGLIAGIMPLVILFFGRPLLFFVPKAVLGGLLVFQGITFLYNWLIKKWSALPLVDYGMITIIGLTIMVTNFMTGIVLGFVVMMFTFVISYSRTDIFYRKLSGAELTSNVLRSSRERKQLVRLGWHTHVLELHGFIFFGTANAILSELQSRLRATLPLQYLIIDFRRVTGVDSSAAFCFTRILYLADSFGFTVILSSLSPQLKQQMVYNGIRPNEKSLRFASDLDRALSWCEDALLEPHSGGAQESLALPLQLLAKGFQREQIRLLKSYLQKSTLNAKELLVRQGEASDSLYFVESGQISIYLQTGNQHPVRLQTICIGTMVGEVGYCLNIPRTATIVADKNTVVYRLTKSSMQAIQREEPLLAESIQNLMLRVIAERLVTANRQLLDSSR
- a CDS encoding TAXI family TRAP transporter solute-binding subunit, translating into MNSLRSYTFLAPVAFFVYVVSLVSPTFAATEMGIVTGGTKGTYIQIGYDISRLVKQEGIYLNVYPSNGSLDNIADVYERKDLQMGIVQSDVLASIHSSGDSELNKIAKQIKMIFPLYNEEVHILASRSIKSFADLEGKIVAIGSEGSGTALTASLLFEVAGVTPRETKYGDPKKALMLLRSEVIDAMIYISGYPVSLFSGIYTENLHLLSITNQRIAEHYVPSIIPAGTYNWQKEPINTFAVKAVLMSYNYDENHQNCKDVGEVARIIYKNEGWLKKNGHAKWEHVDLDAKLAGWEQYKCVSDAIQDLKKARQESPDDTTSVKNLLRKKISTTSN
- a CDS encoding aspartate/glutamate racemase family protein, which encodes MLYKILLLLFLSAFLGCVPVHVRTGNKPIEDIIQIMLAQKDNYFYIDVEHYPKKREKLPIGIFDSGTGGLTVFNSIINLDEFDNIHHTVGGDHANDFEGEKFIYLGDLANMPYGNYHKESKDVLLEEHIIKDVQFLLSNRYYPDAQSTTYKADKLPVKSIVIACNTATAYGTEKIKLLMDKTGLNIKVIGVIDAGARAALEHFTNADGGIIGLLATAGTVSSGGYEKALREIAKEEQVDAEIEVVAQGGTGIAEAIDGDKDYYDAHAVGWNQNYKGPAAEAEDGIRTSLLDMYHFDFSDSKMLCGSNDASDCSAMQINDPVNYMRFHLVSLLEKVRASASNTQNKLKVLILGCTHYPYLEQEIHQILDELYQYRSADGEYRYKPYMEEDITLIDPAQNTAVELYKYIREKQLFATGNKLSESELYISVPNPDNRNNVIDNTGKFPYSYKYGRVPGRLQEYVRRIPMTGGTIDALTLQRIREQMPIIYQLLED